From a single Fusarium fujikuroi IMI 58289 draft genome, chromosome FFUJ_chr03 genomic region:
- a CDS encoding probable RIC1 protein yields the protein MGAISAVFLILITIFFPPIGVWAVAGCGMDLFINICLTLLGFIPGHIHAFYLEYIYYDRREQAREGRFATGPAPGIYSDNVQTGGQGYGTMGRAA from the exons ATGGGTGCTATTTCTGCCGTCTTCCTTATCCTCATTACAATCTTCT TCCCTCCCATCGGCGTCTGGGCCGTCGCAGGATGTGGCATGG ATCTGTTCATTAACATCTGCTTGactcttcttggcttcattcCGGGTCATATTCACGCCTTCTACCTTGAGTACATCTACTACGATCGCCGAGAACAGGCGCGCGAGGGCCGTTTTGCGACAGGACCTGCGCCTGGCATTTACTCCGACAACGTGCAAACTGGTGGACAGGGCTATGGAACAATGGGGCGTGCAGCATAA
- a CDS encoding probable KEM1-multifunctional nuclease has translation MGVPKFFRWLSERYPAISQLIAENRIPEFDCLYLDMNGIIHNCTHKDAGEDVSFRLSEEEMFIRIFNYIEHLFGKIKPKQLFFMAIDGVAPRAKMNQQRSRRFRTALDAEKAREKAIKEGVEIPKEEPFDSNCITPGTEFMAKLSQQLRYFVNKKVSEDTDWQGCEVVLSGHEVPGEGEHKIMEYIRNAKAQPNYNQNVRHCLYGLDADLIMLGLLSHDPHFCLLREEVTFGRASKTKSKELEHQNFYLLHLCIVREYLEMEFQELQEDGALSFPFDLERVIDDFILMAFFVGNDFLPNLPSLHINEGALAKMFRIYKSILPKCDGYINENGVINMERLQRLLGELSKTEIDAFENDVSDEKWFASKQMERKLENKNAEAKAPKGGQLVITSAQRDLWKHKIRPYISKRSEQPLDLGTSLKAADRKFVQDLADSMHLQWSTKEDDEGHRHLIVSFPPKVKDNADDDEEDDDEEEGNLAAYRVMKTYDKALVIDLTPEDAQKNYEKLYQDKYQGWKTKYYLHKFEEWAPDNYDKELTALCENYVQGLQWVLYYYYQGIASWPWFYGYHYAPLISDVVKGVGADLNFKKGQPFLPYEQLMGVLPDRSKKIVPKVYHDLMTNPDSPIIDFYPRDFELDMNGKKMDWEAVIKIPFIDEKRLLTAMAPKNELLEPDEKARNGFGVPLKFTYSPEVDYVYPSPLPGVFPEIQNCRCIENIFDLPDMEGLEYLSGLTNGALLSVDALAGFPSLHTLPYTAQLVEGYGVNVFQADSRNPSICVTLTETENRTKIETWKAKIGHRCFVGYPFLQEAKVIKVQDELFSYEMADNGKDIVTKDHNNREAADWAKEADYLENWHAKRLAITIGQVECLVYVHMLKGLIRTEEGALIKEYAENPSLRSTYAAQTIVDEVVNEDERFIEKEALPIEEEFPRGTRAFFLGEYAYGRPLEVAAHANNKAEIVVSMLKNKEPDFAKQIIHQAERSNPYTPSFAVAKQLGIHPLVLSKITSSYQIINSAGLRLNLGLNLKFEGRKLKVLGYSRKSHTGWEFSGMAIKLIADYMVAFPDFFAAIQREPQKSEVLETDLWNDPSVASQRVKEIVAWLKKQETSKFERVPLEAEQLDSEVVKALANVGEQIHAASQDIEIKKLRSVPRSALLKPSDAEMVLGSQNFALGDRVTYVSAAGKVPIATRGTVAGISRTATALLLDVVWDTSFMSGTTLNERAPMFRGQTVASSSVLNTTNKQVISTTSKSQQRRPVLAAHGGYVNVGVTQYKDAPAPGPLRGGWRGALNGSNSPGRNSPGRGRGNGARGGAPNLMHSTLVYRNGPPEGATQGQDANGHGTRGRGGRGRARGTHHGPPGPDGHQGVEAPQEQRYGNVPPPASLDSPRGRGRGRGRGGRGRGGASRGRGNGGAAADGTQG, from the exons ATGGG TGTCCCCAAGTTCTTCAGATGGCTCTCAGAACGATATCCTGCCATTTCTCAACTCATCGCAGAAAATCGGATACCCGAATTCGACTGCCTTTAT CTCGACATGAATGGTATCATACATAACTGTACCCATAAAGATGCGGGTGAGGATGTATCGTTCCGTCTCAGCGAGGAGGAAATGTTCATTCGCATATTCAACTACATTGAACATTTGTTTGGAAAGATTAAGCCCAAACAACTCTTTTTCATGGCTATTGATGGCGTTGCGCCGCGAGCCAAGATGAACCAGCAACGTTCTCGGCGTTTTAGGACTGCCCTCGATGCTGAAAAGGCCCGTGAAAAGGCCATCAAGGAAGGTGTCGAGATTCCCAAAGAGGAACCTTTTGACAGCAACTGCATCACCCCCG GCACGGAGTTCATGGCAAAATTATCCCAGCAATTGAGGTACTTCGTCAACAAGAAGGTGTCCGAGGACACAGATTGGCAGGGTTGTGAAGTTGTGCTATCCGGCCACGAAGTTCCCGGCGAGGGAGAGCACAAGATCATGGAATATATTCGAAATGCTAAAGCCCAGCCAAACTACAACCAGAACGTCAGACACTGCCTTTATGGTCTTGATGCTGATCTAATCATGCTCGGTCTGCTCAGCCATGACCCTCATTTCTGTCTTCTCCGAGAGGAGGTTACATTCGGACGGGCGTCAAAGACCAAGTCCAAAGAACTCGAGCATCAGAACTTCTATCTGCTGCATCTTTGCATAGTCAGAGAATATTTGGAGATGGAATTCCAGGAGCTTCAAGAGGATGGCGCCCTGAGCTTTCCCTTTGATCTAGAAAGAGTCATTGATGACTTTATTTTGATGGCGTTCTTCGTGGGGAACGATTTCTTGCCCAACTTACCGAGTTTGCACATTAATGAAGGCGCTTTGGCGAAAATGTTTAGAATCTACAAATCTATCCTCCCAAAATGCGACGGATACATCAACGAGAATGGAGTTATCAACATGGAGCGACTACAGCGCCTCCTCGGCGAACTTTCCAAGACCGAAATCGATGCTTTCGAGAACGACGTATCTGATGAAAAGTGGTTCGCGTCGAAACAGATGGAAAGGAAACTCGAAAACAAAAACGCCGAAGCGAAAGCGCCCAAAGGGGGTCAGCTGGTAATCACCTCAGCGCAGCGCGATTTATGGAAACACAAGATTCGACCCTATATTTCGAAACGCTCAGAACAACCTTTGGATCTCGGTACAAGTCTCAAGGCCGCTGATCGTAAGTTTGTTCAGGATTTGGCTGACTCAATGCACCTCCAGTGGTCCACTaaggaggacgatgagggCCACCGTCATCTGATTGTATCTTTCCCACCTAAGGTCAAGGATAAtgccgacgacgacgaagaggatgatgacgaagaggagggaaATCTAGCTGCCTACCGGGTAATGAAGACGTACGACAAGGCGTTGGTGATTGACTTGACTCCCGAAGACGCTCAGAAGAATTACGAGAAGCTCTACCAAGACAAGTACCAGGGCTGGAAGACAAAATACTATCTCCATAAGTTTGAAGAGTGGGCACCTGATAATTACGACAAGGAGCTTACAGCGCTTTGTGAGAACTATGTCCAGGGTCTCCAATGGGTCTTGTACTACTACTATCAGGGAATTGCATCATGGCCTTGGTTCTACGGGTACCATTATGCACCACTTATTTCAG ATGTCGTCAAGGGAGTTGGTGCGgacctcaacttcaaaaAGGGCCAACCTTTTTTGCCGTACGAACAACTCATGGGCGTGTTACCGGACCGGAGCAAGAAGATCGTTCCTAAGGTTTACCACGACCTGATGACGAATCCTGATTCTCCAATCATTGACTTCTATCCACGAGACTTCGAACTGGACATGAATGGCAAGAAAATGGACTGGGAAGCAGTTATCAAGATTCCCTTCATCGACGAAAAGCGCTTATTGACCGCGATGGCCCCCAAAAACGAGTTGCTGGAACCTGATGAGAAGGCTCGCAACGGATTTGGGGTTCCCCTGAAGTTCACATATTCCCCCGAAGTCGATTATGTGTATCCTTCACCACTACCTGGCGTTTTCCCAGAGATCCAGAACTGTCGTTGTATTGAGAATATCTTCGACCTTCCGGACATGGAGGGACTCGAATACTTGTCAGGCCTGACTAACGGTGCTTTGCTAAGCGTCGATGCACTGGCCGGCTTCCCTTCGCTGCACACCCTTCCGTATACCGCCCAACTCGTTGAAGGGTACGGTGTAAATGTGTTCCAAGCTGACAGCAGAAACCCAAGCATCTGTGTCACACTGACTGAAACGGAGAATCGTACCAAGATAGAAACTTGGAAGGCCAAAATAGGCCATCGATGCTTCGTTGGATACCCATTCCTTCAGGAAGCCAAAGTCATCAAGGTGCAAGACGAACTTTTCAGCTACGAAATGGCCGACAATGGCAAAGATATTGTGACGAAGGACCACAATAACAGGGAGGCTGCCGATTGGGCCAAGGAGGCGGATTACCTGGAGAACTGGCACGCCAAACGCTTGGCAATCACCATCGGACAGGTTGAGTGTTTGGTATATGTCCATATGCTGAAAGGTCTCATTCGTACGGAGGAGGGTGCCCTGATTAAAGAGTATGCTGAGAATCCCAGCCTGAGAAGCACCTATGCTGCGCAGACCATTGTTGACGAAGTCGTTAACGAAGATGAACGCTTCATTGAAAAAGAGGCGTTGCCAATCGAAGAAGAGTTCCCTCGGGGTACTCGTGCGTTCTTCCTAGGAGAGTACGCATACGGACGCCCCCTTGAAGTCGCTGCCCACGCCAATAACAAGGCTGAGATCGTTGTttcgatgctgaagaataAGGAACCGGACTTTGCGAAGCAAATTATCCACCAGGCAGAACGCTCCAACCCCTACACCCCTTCTTTTGCTGTTGCCAAGCAGTTAGGAATTCATCCTCTTGTCCTAAGCAAGATTACGTCTTCATATCAAATTATCAATTCTGCTGGACTTCGACTGAATTTGGGCCTGAATTTGAAATTTGAAGGACGAAAACTTAAGGTTCTGGGGTACTCAAGGAAGTCTCACACGGGCTGGGAATTCAGTGGCATGGCAATCAAGTTGATTGCTGACTACATGGTTGCCTTCCCCGATTTCTTTGCGGCCATCCAGAGGGAACCTCAGAAGAGTGAGGTTCTCGAAACCGATCTTTGGAACGACCCCAGTGTTGCTTCGCAGAGAGTCAAGGAGATTGTGGCCTGGctcaagaagcaggagacCAGCAAGTTCGAGCGTGTTCCTTTAGAAGCTGAGCAACTCGACTCCGAGGTTGTCAAGGCCCTGGCTAATGTCGGAGAACAAATCCATGCTGCTTCTCAAGATattgagatcaagaaactGCGTAGCGTTCCTCGTTCGGCGCTTCTCAAGCCGTCTGATGCTGAGATGGTGCTCGGCAGCCAGAACTTTGCCCTGGGAGACCGGGTCACTTACGTCTCTGCCGCTGGAAAAGTTCCTATCGCGACTCGTGGAACTGTCGCTGGTATCAGCCGCACAGCCACCGCTCTGCTTTTAGATGTTGTCTGGGACACATCGTTCATGAGTGGCACCACGCTTAACGAGAGAGCTCCGATGTTCCGCGGACAGACTGTGGCATCTTCTTCCGTCCTGAACACCACGAACAAACAAGTAATCTCAACCACAAGCAAGTCGCAACAGCGACGACCAGTCCTCGCCGCCCACGGTGGATATGTGAATGTGGGTGTCACACAGTACAAGGATGCTCCGGCACCTGGTCCGCTTCGTGGTGGGTGGCGTGGAGCCTTGAATGGCTCCAACTCACCCGGACGCAACTCCCctggacgaggacgaggcaACGGCGCTCGTGGGGGTGCCCCTAACCTCATGCACAGCACCTTGGTTTACCGGAATGGCCCTCCCGAAGGCGCCACTCAAGGTCAGGACGCTAATGGGCACGGAACTCGAGGTAGAGGAGGTCGTGGTCGCGCACGCGGTACCCATCATGGCCCCCCAGGACCTGATGGGCACCAAGGGGTCGAGGCTCCACAGGAACAGAGATATGGCAATGTTCCGCCACCAGCCAGCCTTGACTCACCCCGAGGCAGGGGCCGTGGACGTGGACGTGGTGGAAGAGGGCGAGGCGGAGCCAGCCGCGGACGAGGTAACGGAGGAGCCGCTGCTGATGGAACCCAAGGCTAG
- a CDS encoding related to centractin (ARP1): MASQQLPQLNIDRYVVIHVATTCDEHGVYVTKDSAEVIELGWILVDANSLEEITHESVLVKPVNTPITPLCTSLTTLTWEHVRNAGTFRDAITRFDTFATEYLTSKNLDFVFVTLDAWDLRVQLPREARDKAVVLPPYLQHSRTFDLRTEYQRWQQHHPESLPFGPSMLSNICAALEVEPVQSSAPIKHNLPFHLQALAPASPRRAMEEAVTLARVLRGLIRKSQPPQEHPDVLTRPMDARADVRAFLSERSKVLHMSGLPHDTTQSELESWFTQFGGRPIAFWTLRTPEQHKPTGTGFAVFSSHEEAAESLCMNGRALNEKAIEVSPSSSRVLDRAQDILTPFPPSKNRPRPGDWTCPSCGFSNFQRRTACFRCSFPAVGAGPSNDMGGGNNNYGGGYGYGPPAMMPPPPHGGHHGPMGHGGGRMGGSGVVPFRAGDWKCGNEVCGYHNFAKNVCCLRCGASRAGAAVVADSGYPSPMDNASQYGMNQGSMGGAPGPGPFGAGSSFGGSGGGYNQQHFGGPPSHYLPSGLGGGAAAYPSSLNSHGSFGSGPASHAAGPFDSRAAEAAFQSATNGPASGGPSNNFYNNNANNGGNNENDPFAFLSSGIGGLSVSGGDGRQNGGSAPPNKSPA, translated from the exons ATGGCCTCGCAACAACTTCCCCAGCTAAACATCGATCGATATGTTGTCATCCATGTTGCGACTACCTGCGACGAGCACGGCGTTTATGTGACGAAAGACTCGGCCGAAGTAATTGAGCTTGGTTGGATCCTAGTCGACGCAAACTCACTTGAGGAG ATTACTCATGAGAGCGTCCTTGTCAAACCCGTCAATACTCCAATTACGCCCCTCTGTA CGAGCCTGACAACCTTGACTTGGGAGCATGTTCGAAACGCTGGTACCTTTAGAGACGCTATCACCCGATTCGATACATTCGCTACCGAGTACTTAACCTCTAAGAACCTCGATTTCGTCTTCGTCACTCTTGACGCATGGGATCTCCGTGTTCAGCTGCCTCGCGAGGCCCGCGACAAGGCTGTGGTTCTCCCTCCTTACTTGCAGCACTCACGCACTTTCGATCTCCGTACCGAGTACCAGCGCTGGCAGCAACACCACCCCGAGTCCCTGCCATTCGGACCTTCGATGCTCTCCAACATTTGCGCCGCTCTCGAAGTTGAGCCTGTTCAGTCAAGTGCTCCGATTAAGCACAACCTTCCATTTCACCTCCAGGCTCTTGCCCCTGCCTCGCCACGACGTGCAATGGAAGAGGCTGTCACTCTTGCCCGAGTCCTCCGGGGGTTGATTCGTAAGTCGCAGCCTCCCCAGGAGCATCCCGATGTCTTGACTCGGCCCATGGATGCCCGGGCCGATGTTCGAGCTTTTCTCTCGGAGAGGAGCAAGGTTCTTCACATGTCGGGACTTCCACACGATACCACTCAGTCAGAGCTCGAAAGTTGGTTCACTCAGTTCGGTGGCCGACCCATTGCATTCTGGACTCTTCGAACCCCTGAACAGCATAAGCCCACCGGTACCGGATTTGCCGTATTCTCTTCTCACGAGGAG GCCGCTGAGAGCCTTTGTATGAATGGTCGTGCCCTTAATGAGAAGGCCATTGAGGTCTCGCCCTCCTCTAGCCGTGTCCTCGACCGCGCTCAGGACATACTGACTCCTTTCCCTCCTAGCAAGAACCGCCCTAGGCCTGGTGACTGGACCTGCCCTTCTTGCGGGTTCTCCAACTTCCAGCGTCGAACTGCTTGCTTCCGATGCTCGTTCCCTGCTGTCGGTGCTGGCCCTTCGAACGATATGGGCGGCGGCAATAACAATTATGGTGGCGGATATGGTTACGGACCCCCTGCTATGATGCCCCCTCCTCCCCACGGTGGCCACCATGGGCCTATGGGTCATGGCGGTGGTCGTATGGGCGGTAGTGGTGTGGTGCCTTTCCGTGCTGGTGACTGGAAGTGTGGTAACGAGGTCTGTGGCTACCACAACTTCGCGAAGAACGTTTGCTGTCTTCGATGTGGTGCCAGCCGCGCAGGCGcagctgttgttgctgattCCGGATACCCGTCTCCCATGGACAATGCCTCTCAGTACGGTATGAACCAAGGGTCCATGGGAGGTGCTCCAGGACCCGGACCATTCGGCGCTGGTAGCTCCTTCGGCGGCTCTGGTGGTGGTTATAACCAACAACACTTTGGAGGTCCTCCCAGCCACTACCTTCCCTCGGGTCTCGGAGGCGGTGCTGCCGCCTATCCTAGCTCCCTGAACAGTCACGGCAGTTTTGGATCTGGACCTGCTTCCCATGCGGCTGGCCCTTTCGATAGTcgtgctgctgaggctgcgtTCCAGTCAGCCACCAATGGGCCTGCATCTGGTGGACCTTCAAACAACTTTTATAACAATAACGCTAACAACGGTGGCAATAATGAGAACGACCCCTTTGCTTTCCTCTCCAGCGGCATTGGAGGGCTTTCAGTTAGTGGAGGAGATGGCCGCCAGAATGGTGGTTCTGCCCCTCCTAACAAGTCGCCTGCTTAA
- a CDS encoding putative histone acetyltransferase complex subunit HAT2 — protein MAPAQSAERDVDSEFALHKQAIKLAHNRKLADIVTDINEVDMTHEDDDDQGERMINEEYKTWKKNSPFLTALTWPTLTVQWFPDVKEPEGKNYSVHRLLLGTHTSDESPNFLQIANVQIPKAVAPNPKDYDDERGEIGGYGKPGDVAAIKCEIVQKIEHPGEVNKARYQPQNPDIIATLCVDGKILIFDRTKHPLQPTSLGKVNAQIELVGHKAEGFGLNWNPHEEGCLASGSEDTTMCLWDLKTLKGDSRILNPSRKYTHHTQIVNDVQYHPISKNFIGSVSDDQTLQIVDVRHSETAKAAVVAKRGHLDAINALAFNPNSEVLVATASADKTIGIWDLRNVKEKVHTLEGHNDAVTSLAWHPTEAGILGSASYDRRIIFWDLSRVGEEVLPDDQDDGPPELLFMHGGHTNHLADFSWNLNEPWLVASAAEDNLLQIWKVAESIVGKDDGDLPVDELDR, from the exons ATGGCACCTGCTCAATCTGCAGAGCGCGATGTGGACAGTGAGTTTGCGCTTCACAAGCAAGCAATTAAACTTGCCCATAACCGCAAACTTGCAGACATAGTTACTGACATTAATGAAGTCGATATGACTcacgaggacgatgacgatcaGGGCGAGCGCATGATTAATGAAG AGTACAAGacatggaagaagaacagcCCGTTCTT AACGGCTCTGACTTGGCCTACTCTGACGGTCCAATGGTTTCCCGACGTCAAGGAGCCAGAGGGCAAGAATTACTCAGTTCACCGCCTCCTACTTGGCACTCACACTTCAGACGAGAGCCCCAACTTTCTTCAAATTGCCAATGTTCAGATTCCAAAGGCTGTAGCGCCCAATCCCAAGGACTACGATGACGAGCGAGGCGAGATTGGTGGCTACGGTAAGCCTGGTGATGTCGCTGCTATCAAGTGCGAGATTGTTCAGAAGATCGAGCACCCCGGAGAAGTTAACAAGGCTCGATATCAACCTCAGAATCCTGACATCATCGCCACTCTTTGTGTCGATGGCAAAATCCTTATCTTCGATCGAACCAAGCACCCTCTCCAGCCCACTTCCCTTGGAAAGGTCAACGCGCAGATTGAGCTTGTTGGACACAAGGCCGAAGGTTTCGGCCTGAACTGGAACCCTCATGAGGAGGGGTGTTTAGCGTCTGGTAGCGAGGATACCACAATGTGTCTTTG GGACTTGAAGACCCTTAAGGGTGATTCGAGGATCCTCAATCCTTCTCGCAAGTACACTCATCACACTCAGATCGTCAACGACGTTCAGTATCATCCAATCTCAAAGAACTTCATCGGCTCTGTGTCCGACGACCAGACCCTCCAAATCGTCGACGTACGTCACAGCGAGACCGCCAAGGCAGCAGTTGTTGCTAAGCGCGGCCATCTTGATGCGATCAATGCTCTGGCGTTCAACCCCAACTCGGAAGTGCTCGTGGCCACTGCCTCAGCCGACAAGACAATCGGCATCTGGGACCTCAGAaatgtcaaggagaaggtccACACTTTGGAAGGCCACAACGATGCTGTTACATCCCTAGCCTGGCACCCAACTGAGGCCGGTATTCTAGGAAGTGCCAGCTATGATCGAAGAATCATCTTTTGGGATCTTTCGCGGGTTGGCGAGGAGGTGTTGCCCGACGACCAGGATGATGGCCCCCCTGAATT ACTGTTCATGCACGGTGGCCATACAAACCATTTGGCTGACTTCAGCTGGAATCTCAACGAGCCTTGGCTTGTGGCAAGCGCTGCGGAAGACAATCTGCTGCAGATCTGGAAGGTAGCCGAGTCCATTGTCGGTAAGGACGACGGCGACTTGCCtgtcgatgagctcgacCGATAG
- a CDS encoding related to cell division cycle 2-related protein kinase 7 has translation MENASKPPPRRRHAAMRDEREVNDQGERARHERGMKSSQRSRSPRQVRDSRHDSDTRRNRPLTRPDSHSSRRRRHSHDRSRDRASRLSPEQSRRAPEVEDLIPRYRERHRETEEKPPRRSQSRSPGHDHIGRGSPSAAKRHRSRSPSLTISNRKRSRRNRSPRPRTRDISLESPSRKHARPSSRDRRKSSPRQQARSSKSPTRSRPRSPAKSDSDSRRADREAQSQLDRPLPRSRSRSLTSEHHLASSRRARASSREDQRTSGLGRTSSRRQLPPRSPQASRERRSREGSPGWRHSSRSDIDEDMASRNNLRGGYNPKYHQKSHISNDPYSPSPQHASYHNSPSRSPYGPSRGGWNGHQAYPPQYPQGSSHGPPSGPSSHYHSNATRSPPYAAPTGPMQQYPQGGAYRGGYRGGGFRGRGRGGFKNSHWNSGPPSRGHHDDLGNERFSNVDNHGNTGPEPMDVQEEVFQSHNELGEDTSQVVQDRANPLTTPNRPPPSGPGGSSGSKFSFAFKPSSKPAVTAPKPEISQKLNAAPRREPQPENRDRDRTRDQEREPPRTAPTEPASSRPRHERRHPPEGPRVAPRMRKVTKIMKRPKPRPTLPADLVDSESVFFRKPGNESVVGSGTYGKVFKGLNVYTKGMVALKRIRMEGERDGFPVTAIREIKLLQSLRHVNIVNLQEVMVEKNDCFMVFEYLSHDLTGLLNHPTFKLETAQKKDLAKQMFEGLDYLHTRGVLHRDIKAANILVSNEGVLKIADFGLARFYAKRHQLDYTNRVITIWYRSPELLLGETKYTAAVDVWSAACVMVEIFDRNAIFPGDGTELSQLEKIYNVMGTPNLKDWPNLVDMAWFELLRPTVKRRNVFAEKYRDKMSPAAFDLLSAMFHYDPAKRPSAAQVLQHAYFTEEAPAARQATELATHNDWHEFESKALRKENDRREREAKKLAKENAGRDKEKDKKRINEGTDQRDTKRLQVDKNGGNKPKPAVAPSNSTSEA, from the exons ATGGAGAACGCATCCAAACCTCCACCTCGACGTCGACATGCTGCCATGAGAGACGAGCGAGAAGTTAATGACCAAGGAGAACGGGCTCGACATGAGCGAGGAATGAAATCCTCACAGAGATCAAGGTCTCCCCGTCAAGTTCGCGATTCTCGCCACGATTCCGACACACGCCGCAACCGCCCACTCACGAGACCAGATTCTCATTCATCTCGCCGTCGTCGCCATTCGCACGATCGTAGTCGTGATCGCGCTTCTCGTCTATCGCCCGAGCAATCACGTCGAGCACCAGAAGTTGAAGATCTCATTCCGCGTTATCGAGAACGCCATCGCGAAACCGAGGAGAAGCCTCCACGGCGAAGCCAGAGCCGAAGCCCAGGCCACGACCATATCGGCAGGGGATCGCCGTCGGCAGCCAAACGACATCGAAGCCGGAGCCCTTCTTTGACTATTTCCAATCGAAAGAGATCCAGGAGAAACAGGagcccaaggccaaggacaagggACATCAGCCTGGAGTCTCCATCTAGGAAGCACGCCAGGCCTTCCTCACGCGACCGACGTAAATCATCGCCTCGCCAACAAGCACGATCTTCCAAATCCCCCACACGTTCACGACCTAGATCTCCAGCAAAGTCGGATTCGGATTCGCGACGGGCAGACCGAGAGGCTCAGTCACAATTGGACCGACCTCTGCCACGGTCACGAAGCCGATCGCTTACATCAGAGCACCACTTGGCTTCATCCCGACGAGCTCGTGCATCATCTCGCGAGGATCAACGGACGTCAGGTCTTGGGCGGACTTCATCACGGCGACAGCTTCCACCACGGTCACCTCAAGCAAGTAGGGAACGGAGATCCCGAGAAGGGTCGCCGGGTTGGCGTCATTCTTCGAGGTCCGATATTGACGAAGACATGGCCTCCAGAAACAATCTTCGTGGAGGCTATAACCCGAAGTATCATCAAAAATCACATATCAGTAATGATCCGTATTCCCCATCACCCCAACACGCTTCGTACCATAACTCGCCTTCACGATCACCCTACGGACCATCACGTGGTGGATGGAATGGTCATCA GGCCTACCCACCTCAGTATCCTCAGGGGAGTAGTCACGGTCCCCCAAGTGGCCCTTCTAGCCATTATCATTCCAATGCTACACGGTCACCGCCATACGCCGCTCCGACAGGCCCGATGCAGCAGTACCCTCAGGGGGGGGCCTACCGCGGCGGCTACAGAGGTGGCGGTTTTCGAGGTCGTGGGAGAGGCGGCTTCAAGAATTCTCATTGGAACTCAGGTCCTCCTTCAAGAGGACACCACGACGATTTAGGCAATGAACGCTTCAGCAATGTGGACAACCACGGAAATACGGGCCCTGAGCCTATGGATGTTCAGGAAGAAGTATTCCAGTCTCACAATGAATTGGGCGAAGACACCAGCCAGGTTGTTCAAGATAGAGCAAACCCATTGACTACCCCTAACAGACCACCCCCATCCGGCCCAGGAGGTTCATCTGGTAGCAAGTTCAGTTTTGCCTTTAAACCTTCATCAAAGCCAGCTGTCACTGCCCCAAAGCCTGAGATATCACAAAAGTTGAATGCTGCTCCTCGGCGAGAACCTCAGCCTGAGAATCGAGACAGAGATCGAACCCGAGATCAAGAGCGCGAACCTCCCCGAACTGCACCGACAGAGCCAGCTTCCTCTCGGCCACGCCACGAGCGTCGCCATCCTCCCGAAGGCCCTAGAGTTGCGCCCCGTATGCGTAAAGTGACGAAAATCATGAAGCGACCGAAGCCAAGGCCGACACTCCCAGCTGATCTGGTGGACTCGGAATCTGTCTTCTTCAGAAAACCTGGAAACGAATCAGTCGTTGGCTCTGGTACATACGGCAAAGTTTTCAAGGGCCTGAATGTTTATACAAAGGGGATGGTTGCCCTCAAACGAATTCGAATGGAAGGCGAGCGTGATGGGTTTCCCGTCACAGCTATCCGAGaaatcaagcttcttcagtcCCTTAGACATGTCAATATCGTCAATCTTCAAGAGGTTATGGTCGAAAAGAATGATTGTTTTATGGTGTTTGAGTACCTGTCGCATGACCTCACGGGGCTGCTGAATCACCCAACATTCAAACTAGAGACGGCTCAAAAGAAAGACCTCGCCAAACAGATGTTCGAGGGCTTGGATTATCTTCATACGCGAGGGGTACTCCATCGCGATATCAAGGCCGCAAATATTCTCGTTAGTAACGAGGGAGTCCTCAAGATTGCTGATTTTGGCCTCGCCCGATTCTACGCCAAGCGTCACCAGCTGGACTACACCAATCGAGTCATCACCATCTGGTATCGCTCACCAGAGCTATTGCTTGGCGAGACTAAGTacactgctgctgttgatgtctGGAGTGCAGCATGCGTTATGGTTGAGATTTTTGATCGAAATGCCATCTTCCCAGGTGACGGGACCGAGCTCAGCCAACTGGAAAAGATCTACAACGTAATGGGCACGCCGAATTTGAAAGACTGGCCCAATCTCGTCGATATGGCTTGGTTTGAACTTTTGCGCCCCACtgtgaagagaaggaatGTCTTCGCAGAAAAATACCGTGATAAGATGTCACCAGCCGCCTTCGACCTGCTCTCCGCCATGTTCCATTACGACCCTGCAAAACGACCCAGCGCTGCACAGGTACTCCAACATGCATACTTTACGGAAGAAGCACCAGCAGCCCGCCAGGCTACAGA ACTCGCAACACATAACGACTGGCATGAATTCGAGTCTAAAGCCTTGAGGAAGGAGAACGATCGACGCGAGAGAGAAGCCAAAAAGCTGGCTAAAGAGAATGCCGGGCGGGacaaagagaaagataagaAACGCATTAATGAAGGGACCGACCAGCGCGACACAAAGCGGTTACAGGTTGACAAGAATGGTGGTAACAAGCCCAAGCCGGCAGTCGCACCATCGAATTCGACCTCTGAAGCGTAA